One Terriglobales bacterium genomic region harbors:
- the atpB gene encoding F0F1 ATP synthase subunit A produces the protein MPHQLWFTAILNKLFGGVVTWVLLALGLHPEYPQAPIPNFVAMQVLIALFLLAVFLVLRSRLSVENPSSLQHIFEGLRGFVQNQSREIIGHHSEGFTPFLLCLGLFILVGNLMGMIPSLESPTETPNVPLGLAVTAFLYYHGQGIRRLGPLKYVKTFMGPVLLLAPLMLPIELISHCARILSLTVRLWANMFAGELVGLVFFSMIPIGIPVIFMGLHIFVSFLQAYIFVLLTTVYLQGAVSEEH, from the coding sequence ATGCCCCACCAACTCTGGTTCACGGCGATCCTGAACAAGCTCTTCGGGGGCGTGGTGACCTGGGTGCTGCTCGCCCTGGGCCTCCACCCGGAGTACCCGCAGGCGCCCATCCCCAACTTCGTGGCCATGCAGGTGCTGATCGCGCTCTTCCTGCTGGCGGTGTTCCTGGTGTTGCGCTCACGGCTTTCGGTGGAGAACCCCAGCTCCCTGCAGCACATCTTCGAGGGGCTGCGCGGCTTCGTGCAGAACCAGAGCCGGGAGATCATCGGGCATCACAGCGAGGGCTTCACTCCCTTCCTGCTCTGCCTGGGACTGTTCATCCTGGTCGGGAACCTGATGGGCATGATCCCCAGCCTGGAGTCGCCCACCGAGACCCCCAACGTGCCTCTGGGCCTGGCGGTCACCGCCTTCCTCTACTATCACGGGCAGGGGATCCGGCGGCTGGGCCCGCTGAAGTACGTGAAGACCTTCATGGGGCCGGTGCTGCTGCTGGCGCCGCTGATGCTGCCCATCGAGCTGATCAGCCACTGCGCCCGTATCCTCTCGCTCACCGTGCGCCTGTGGGCCAACATGTTCGCGGGAGAGCTGGTGGGCCTGGTCTTCTTCTCCATGATCCCCATCGGCATCCCGGTGATCTTCATGGGCCTGCACATCTTCGTTTCCTTCCTGCAGGCCTACATCTTCGTGCTGCTGACCACGGTGTACCTGCAGGGCGCGGTCTCCGAAGAGCACTGA
- a CDS encoding RNA-binding protein encodes MKNIYVGNLSFDTSEEELRAAFEAHGQVDKVTVVRDRDTGQPRGFAFVEMANDGEAEKAMASLNGSTLRGRALNVNEARPRVERGGGGGRDSRGGGRGGRGGGRGGYGRY; translated from the coding sequence ATGAAAAACATCTATGTGGGAAACCTCTCCTTCGACACCAGCGAGGAAGAGTTGCGGGCCGCCTTCGAAGCGCACGGCCAAGTGGACAAGGTGACGGTGGTGCGGGACCGGGACACGGGCCAGCCCCGCGGCTTCGCCTTCGTCGAGATGGCGAACGACGGCGAGGCGGAGAAGGCGATGGCCAGCCTCAACGGCAGCACGCTGCGCGGCCGGGCGCTCAACGTGAACGAAGCGCGCCCGCGCGTGGAGCGCGGCGGAGGCGGCGGGCGGGACTCGCGCGGCGGAGGCCGCGGTGGACGCGGCGGTGGCCGCGGCGGCTACGGCCGCTACTGA